A genomic region of Raphanus sativus cultivar WK10039 chromosome 6, ASM80110v3, whole genome shotgun sequence contains the following coding sequences:
- the LOC108811593 gene encoding uncharacterized protein LOC108811593: MFRSSPRRGQRSKGFKVKHCVQLTLLLGVGIWLLYQVKHSHEKKALFETSAKAVVGGENEKPMIKLGRKDLNPGVVVVEDDEGGGRRDVDSFNETRDELVDKDSEGTGNDDSSSNSEESTEVEAKNDNGSSEENETEEKKDNVNTEENEEGQEKSGTEENEAEEKKDNVNTEENEKSGTEENEAEEKKDNGGTEENEESREKSEAEEKKEDGVGEEKEEKIEEVTDENEGKEKKESEEARENNYKGDDASSEVVHETDEKVQAEEDKTGESEDTVIKSVLPTNNEGSSSDEKSTGNGDSDSSSEIKSEGESMEKNEMVEKEGFNDSNGDLPESNHSPSNATEATEESSGNDGSESTVKTDEKEKEESSENSSQEDSKGGETETKEKEEESKNGETEGKEKEESSSQEESRNGENETKEKEEESSSQGESKDGETETKEKEESSQEESKEKEIERKEKEEESSSQEESKDKENKTEEKEEPSSQEESKEKEPEETKEKEEPSSQEESKEKETEETKEKEEPSSQGETKDGETETKEKEEEETKDKETETKEKEESLLQEKKEDNKETEKVVKEEESSSQEENKEKETEEKNEKEESTSQEETKDKESETKEKEESTSQEETKEKEESSSSNDNSQGNESTESEKKEGVEETEKKSDEGSSETGKENGSAEIEQKQPEDTTQTESEKEESNKNGETEVVVSENDQQQSDNGLPQEVKDVRTDLETLPDSGNGGNSDNVAAE, translated from the coding sequence aTGTTTAGATCATCACCAAGAAGAGGACAGAGATCAAAGGGGTTCAAGGTGAAGCATTGTGTACAGCTGACTCTGTTGCTTGGTGTTGGGATATGGTTGCTTTATCAAGTGAAGCATTCTCATGAGAAGAAGGCTCTGTTTGAAACGAGCGCAAAGGCTGTTGTTGGCGGCGAGAATGAGAAACCCATGATTAAGCTCGGGAGGAAAGATCTTAACCCTGGTGTTGTCGTCGTTGAGGATGATGAAGGTGGTGGAAGGAGGGATGTTGATAGTTTCAATGAGACAAGAGATGAGCTTGTAGACAAGGACAGTGAGGGTACAGGGAACGATGACTCTTCTTCAAACAGTGAAGAAAGCACCGAGGTTGAGGCCAAGAATGACAATGGCAGTTCAGAAGAAAACGAAACTGAGGAGAAGAAAGACAATGTCAATACAGAAGAGAACGAGGAGGGTCAAGAGAAGAGTGGTACTGAAGAGAATGAAGctgaagagaagaaagacaATGTCAATACAGAAGAGAATGAGAAGAGTGGTACAGAAGAGAATGAAGctgaagagaagaaagacaATGGTGGTACAGAAGAGAACGAGGAGAGTAGAGAGAAGAGTGAAgctgaagagaagaaagaggatggtgttggagaagagaaagaggagaaAATAGAGGAAGTGACTGATGAGAATGAagggaaggagaagaaggagagtgAGGAAGCGAGAGAGAATAATTACAAGGGAGATGATGCTTCTAGTGAGGTGGTTCATGAGACCGATGAGAAGGTGCAAGCGGAGGAAGACAAGACCGGAGAATCTGAAGACACTGTTATCAAGAGTGTTTTGCCGACTAATAATGAGGGAAGCAGCAGTGATGAGAAGAGCACTGGTAATGGTGATTCGGATTCCTCTAGTGAAATAAAATCTGAGGGTGAGTCCATGGAGAAGAATGAGATGGTGGAGAAGGAAGGGTTCAATGATTCTAATGGTGACTTGCCTGAGTCTAACCACTCACCGTCTAATGCAACTGAGGCTACAGAAGAATCTTCTGGGAATGATGGGTCAGAGTCTACTGTAAAGACAGATgagaaagagaaggaagaaTCTTCTGAAAACTCATCTCAAGAAGACAGTAAAGGTGGAGAAACTGAGACTAAGGAGAAAGAAGAGGAATCTAAAAATGGAGAAACTGAGGGAAAGGAGAAAGAAGAGTCTTCTTCTCAAGAGGAATCTAGAAATGGAGAAAACGAGacaaaggagaaagaagaagagtctTCATCTCAAGGGGAAAGTAAAGATGGAGAAACGGAGACAAAGGAGAAAGAAGAGTCTTCTCAAGAGGAATCtaaagagaaagaaatagagagaaaggagaaagaagaagagtctTCATCTCAAGAGGAAAGTAAAGACAAAGAAAACAAGACAGAGGAGAAAGAAGAGCCTTCATCTCAAGAGGAGTCTAAAGAGAAAGAACCAGAGGAGACAAAGGAGAAAGAAGAGCCTTCATCTCAAGAGGAGTctaaagagaaagaaacagaggagaCAAAGGAGAAAGAAGAGCCTTCCTCTCAAGGAGAAACTAAAGATGGAGAAACTGAGacaaaggagaaagaagaagaggaaaccaaagacaaagaaactgagacaaaagagaaagaggagTCTTTGTtgcaagagaagaaagaagacaaCAAGGAAACCGAGAAAGTTGTGAAAGAGGAAGAGTCTTCCTCCcaagaagaaaataaagagaaagaaacagaggagaaaAATGAGAAAGAGGAGTCTACGTCCCAAGAGGAAACTAAAGATAAGGAGTCCGAAACCAAGGAGAAAGAGGAGTCTACGTCCCAAGAGGAAactaaagagaaagaagagtcTTCTTCATCCAACGATAATTCACAGGGAAATGAAAGTACTGAGAGTGAGAAGAAGGAAGGAGTTGAGGAGACCGAGAAGAAGTCTGATGAAGGCAGTAGTGAAACTGGCAAAGAAAATGGCAGTGCTGAGATTGAACAAAAGCAACCAGAGGATACTACACAAACAGAGTCAGAGAAAGAGGAAAGCAACAAGAATGGTGAGACAGAGGTAGTGGTGAGTGAGAACGATCAACAACAGTCTGACAATGGTCTTCCTCAAGAAGTAAAAGATGTTCGTACCGATCTTGAAACTCTGCCAGATTCTGGTAATGGAGGTAACAGTGATAACGTTGCGGCTGAGTAG
- the LOC108811595 gene encoding uncharacterized protein LOC108811595 has product MNHRLPGIISPLSHITSDPIRSSVKPPLPVYSKTTINHLKSLPGLDLSPGLTNQEISAVESSIGFSFPLDLRSILQTGLPVGTKFPDWRSGSTRNNLLLLFNLPLLHVSKLVVRNGFWVDSWGTRPGSDAEALSLVNKFMEFAPVLVPVYENFYVPSTTPNLAGNPVFRIDGDGVTALSCDVAGFLQGLNGSDDIRDSGDSRRRPRRVEFWTDVAERGRMTVARGPTRGWWSGLSCCDERMRACLDDVFWKLRVAGWREDEVREMMMMDGGDGDTCTKAFSSTTVHGMNDVGGDTCTEGEDYRKDGEVTTLRHLLWSHEA; this is encoded by the coding sequence ATGAATCATCGTCTCCCCGGGATAATCAGCCCTCTCAGTCACATTACTTCCGATCCTATTCGATCCTCTGTTAAGCCTCCGTTACCGGTTTACTCCAAAACCACAATAAACCATTTGAAATCTCTACCCGGTCTCGATCTTTCGCCCGGGCTCACCAACCAAGAGATCTCAGCCGTTGAATCTTCTATCGGTTTCTCATTTCCCCTTGATCTCCGTTCGATTCTTCAGACGGGTCTTCCGGTGGGTACCAAGTTCCCCGATTGGCGATCCGGGTCGACCCGGAATAACCTCCTTCTCCTCTTCAATCTCCCTCTTCTTCATGTATCCAAACTCGTCGTCAGAAACGGATTCTGGGTCGATTCTTGGGGAACCCGACCCGGATCCGACGCGGAGGCTCTGTCGCTCGTTAACAAGTTCATGGAGTTCGCTCCGGTTCTCGTACCCGTCTACGAGAACTTCTACGTCCCTTCGACGACCCCGAATTTGGCGGGAAATCCTGTGTTTCGAATCGACGGCGACGGAGTCACGGCTCTGAGCTGCGACGTCGCCGGGTTTCTCCAAGGGCTGAACGGATCGGACGATATTCGGGATTCCGGCGATTCGCGACGGCGACCCCGTCGAGTGGAGTTCTGGACCGACGTGGCGGAGAGAGGGAGGATGACGGTGGCGCGTGGTCCCACGCGCGGATGGTGGAGCGGTTTGAGTTGTTGTGATGAGAGGATGAGGGCGTGTTTGGACGACGTGTTTTGGAAGCTGAGAGTGGCGGGATGGAGAGAAGATGAAGTTCgcgagatgatgatgatggacgGAGGAGATGGAGACACGTGTACGAAAGCGTTCTCTTCGACGACGGTGCATGGGATGAACGATGTAGGTGGCGACACGTGTACGGAGGGTGAAGATTATCGGAAAGACGGAGAGGTAACGACGTTGAGGCATCTGCTGTGGTCTCATGAGGCGTGA